The genomic segment CCTGGGAAAATAATAAAGGCTTGTCCTTCTTTAATATCATAGGCTTTATCGCCATATATATACTTGCCACATCCATTTACTATAAAGTGAATGATGTAATAATCATAAGCTGCTGGTCCTACTTCTTTGCCTGGAACGCAACTTTCAAAGCCGCTTGAGCATAAAGAAAGATCCATACTATCGCGTTTATCATAGCTATAAGGCTCAAATTTATACATGATCCTCCTCCTCTGACAACATTATACCATGTTTAAACAACATAGCGCACTATTCAAAAACATAACTTCATAATAAAATAATTGTAATTTAACTACCTAACTTAGAAAAATAATTGATGTAATATAAGAAAGGGGAAACTCCATGAATCAACTCTATTTTGAACAGCCTGCATCTAGTTTTAACGAAGCCTTCCCTATTGGTAACGGTAGATTAGGAGGTATGGTATTTGGTTCACCTTTTAAAGAAGTTATACAACTTAATGAAGATACCTTTTGGTCTGGAACTCCATTAAGTGACCACTATGATGTGAAGGAACATCTTCCTCATGTAAAGAAACTCATTGATAATCAGCAAATTACTGAAGCTCAAGAATACTTAAATAAAAATATGCTTGGTCATTGGACTCAGAATTATTTACCTCTAGGTAATCTTAATATAACAATGAGTGATCATTTTCAAGCTAATCAATATAAGCGTTGGCTGGATTTAGAAAATGGAACCGCCAACGTACAATATAATGTGCATGATACAACATTTACACGTGAAATATTTTGTTCTCATCCAGATCAAGTTATGGTCATCCGACTTATAAGTAGTAAAAAAAATAACCTTAAATGTAAAATCACATTAGATAGTCAAGTTCACTATAAAACCTATTCTAACAATAATTACTTAAGGATGATAGGTCAAGCTCCTACCCATGTTGACCCAGTGTATGATATGTCTGATACACCAGTCGTCTATGATGCTAATAATAAGGGTATTGCTGCAGGTGTTATTGTGCAACCAATAACAGATGGTCATATAAGCTATCACGAAGATGCTTTGATGATTAGTAATGCTACTAGTATAACCTTATTAGTAGCTTGTCGTACCAATTTTGAAGATTATGACCAACCACTTAACCATGATATCAGCCATCTAGAAACGATAATTATGGATGATCTTAATAGACTACTTAAGCGATCCTTTGATGAAATTTATAACCGACATATTGAAGATTTTAAAGGGTTGTATAATCGAACTTCTTTACAACTTTCTAAAGAATCTAATATGCCTACTTCACAATTAGTACTACAAAGCAAGAAGGGGAATTTTACTCCTGAACTTATAGAACTTTTATTTAGTTTTGGAAGGTATTTAATCATCAGTTCCTCAAGAAGTGGTTCTCAAGCCACGAATTTACAAGGAATATGGAATGATATGATTCATGCGCCATGGTGCAGTAACTATACAATCAATATCAATACCCAGATGAACTATTGGCCAGTAGATGTCTGTAATCTATCTGAATGCTTTGACCCTCTTCTTAGCCTCAT from the Vallitalea okinawensis genome contains:
- a CDS encoding glycoside hydrolase family 95 protein produces the protein MNQLYFEQPASSFNEAFPIGNGRLGGMVFGSPFKEVIQLNEDTFWSGTPLSDHYDVKEHLPHVKKLIDNQQITEAQEYLNKNMLGHWTQNYLPLGNLNITMSDHFQANQYKRWLDLENGTANVQYNVHDTTFTREIFCSHPDQVMVIRLISSKKNNLKCKITLDSQVHYKTYSNNNYLRMIGQAPTHVDPVYDMSDTPVVYDANNKGIAAGVIVQPITDGHISYHEDALMISNATSITLLVACRTNFEDYDQPLNHDISHLETIIMDDLNRLLKRSFDEIYNRHIEDFKGLYNRTSLQLSKESNMPTSQLVLQSKKGNFTPELIELLFSFGRYLIISSSRSGSQATNLQGIWNDMIHAPWCSNYTININTQMNYWPVDVCNLSECFDPLLSLITDLSNQGESAAKGLGCEGWTAHHNTDLWRQCIPVSGNGQYAFWPFGGPWLTTHLMSHYEFNRDNDYLYKVYPIIKGAAEFCMSWVFKDDEGYYITSPSTSPENRYLNNEGEKCFLSKGTTMDISITWEVLNNCLDAIHILDIDEDQNFVNKLKEIREQLLPYKIGLKGNLQEWLYDFEDSDPGHRHLSHLLGLYPGNRINSDADIDLLKACEKSLAIRAENGSGHTSWSCAWFILLYARLRNDQQALHFANKFTQYSLEQNLLSSHPPFQIDGNFGFTAGIAEMLLQSHNDYIEVLPALPSEWSEGNFKGLKARGNVIVDAEWTSNRVHTLKITANDSGNYTIKVNGNIINVTCKTNETLNINL